From Ipomoea triloba cultivar NCNSP0323 chromosome 5, ASM357664v1, the proteins below share one genomic window:
- the LOC116018773 gene encoding uncharacterized protein LOC116018773, whose translation MKLAFLLCVFMAASLLASSSSARLGEGTERKQLFMTGQLCRSHQDCKANSLYTGNFCINKISESEIGHCVGFGSTLETEQENSKCKKEKHKKKKKQKKSKAKPSGCGKCETDDDCRGCPAAAACEKIILDGMCA comes from the exons ATGAAGCTAGCGTTTTTACTATGTGTTTTCATGGCTGCATCTT TGTTGGCATCAAGTTCGAGTGCAAGATTAGGTGAAGGAACAGAGAGAAAGCAGTTGTTCATGACTGGGCAACTTTGCAGGTCTCACCAAGACTGCAAAGCCAATAGCCTCTACACTGGAAACTTCTGCATCAACAAAATCTCTGAATCTGAAATCGGGCATTGCGTTGGATTTGGTTCCACTTTGg AAACAGAGCAAGAAAACAGCAAGTGCAAGAAAGAGAAgcacaagaagaagaagaagcagaagAAAAGCAAGGCGAAGCCCAGTGGTTGTGGAAAGTGTGAAACGGACGACGATTGCAGGGGCTGCCCGGCAGCAGCGGCATGtgagaaaataattttagatgGCATGTGTGCTTGA
- the LOC116021258 gene encoding uncharacterized protein LOC116021258, whose amino-acid sequence MEKTSIKLPLLLALFMLASLLPLTVMAQISVGPNKKQLFMTGQLCKSHDDCKANSVYSSNFCINKISGSEMGHCAGFDSTLGMELKESKAKGTCGKCKTDADCKSCPVTSGCEKIILDGACV is encoded by the exons ATGGAGAAAACTTCAATCAAACTACCACTCTTACTGGCTCTTTTCATGCTTGCATCTT TATTGCCATTAACTGTGATGGCACAGATAAGTGTAGGGCCAAATAAGAAGCAGTTGTTCATGACTGGGCAGCTTTGCAAGTCTCATGATGACTGCAAAGCCAACAGTGTATACTCAAGCAACTTCTGCATCAACAAAATCTCTGGATCTGAAATGGGTCATTGTGCTGGATTTGACTCCACTTTGG GAATGGAGCTAAAGGAAAGCAAGGCAAAGGGTACTTGTGGAAAGTGTAAAACTGACGCCGATTGCAAGAGTTGTCCAGTGACTTCTGGTTGcgagaaaattattttagacGGCGCTTGTGTGTAA
- the LOC116021007 gene encoding uncharacterized protein LOC116021007: MERVSLKLSCFLVLFMAAFSLLPSSLMAKISVGPNKVQMFMTGQLCKSHSDCRTNTAYPSNFCINKISGSEIGHCVGYQSTLAVPSETKDEERKPKVDSCGKCKTDADCRDCKPTAGCDFALLHGYCA, translated from the exons ATGGAAAGAGTTTCACTCAAGCTATCTTGCTTCCTAGTGCTTTTCATGGCTGCATTTTCTT TGTTGCCATCAAGTTTGATGGCAAAAATATCTGTAGGACCAAACAAGGTTCAAATGTTCATGACTGGGCAGCTCTGCAAATCTCACAGTGACTGCAGAACCAACACTGCTTACCCTAGCAACTTCTGTATCAACAAGATTTCTGGATCTGAAATTGGTCATTGTGTTGGATATCAATCCACTCTGG CTGTGCCATCAGAAACGAAGGACGAGGAACGCAAGCCAAAAGTTGATTCTTGTGGAAAGTGTAAAACTGACGCCGATTGTCGGGATTGCAAACCAACTGCTGGTTGTGATTTTGCACTTTTACATGGCTATTGTGCGTGA